The following nucleotide sequence is from Aphelocoma coerulescens isolate FSJ_1873_10779 chromosome 21, UR_Acoe_1.0, whole genome shotgun sequence.
GTTCTGTTGGCTCACGGGAGCGAGCTGAGAGAACGCTGGGCAGGGTCGTGGGTAACgcagagagcagcaggctcCTGCCACACGCTGAGAGAGCAGCCAaaggggcaggagaggggctgTCTCTGCCTCGCCGGGTGCAGCCAAGGTGCCAAACAGCCTTGAAGACTGGCCATGGAGTTTAGACCCGGTGAAAGTCTGCAGGGCTCCACTGTTTGCTCAGTGAGCTTCGTGGAGCAGAGCAAAggctgctgccacagcacaAACACAGGCGCAGGGGAAGTCCCTGTCCACCAGCACAGCTCACTGTGCAGAGAGAGGCAGGGGACCATTGGGACAATGTAGGGTgcaaggggacaggaggggacaatgGCTCTGCTGGCTCTTGTCAGGGTCTTCAGATCCACCCAGAAAACTGATTTTCCATGTTTGATTGGAAAGGTAACTTCAGAATGCCAAGGAAATGGAAAGTAGTGAGTGCAGGTACCTGTGCAGGGATGGTGGCATAGAGCAGAGTTGAATCTCTCTGAAGAAGACCCCAAGGTACCCAACCCATAAGACATCAGAATGACAGAGGGGTGATGTCCTTTTCTAATGTATTTTTACTGGTTTTTGAGAGTGGAGGAGTAAAACTGATGCTCTTTTGAGGGAAGAAATCACCACTGGGCAATAGAAAAGGGTCTGTGGGCAGAGAAAGTGATGATCAAAGATTGCCATAAATcacaaggaaataaaatgtgtCTGAACTTAGGTGGGGTCATGATTTGTTCTGTCAAGCAAAAGGAAACTGGCATATAATGCAGAAGGGCAAAAACTATTtctggtggggtggggtggttttattctttcctctccatcccctccccactACGAAGCTGAAGTGATGTGCTACCCACAGCCTTAACTCTTTCCCCTCTAGTCAAGAAGAGGATGAAGACGTCTCTTCCCAGTACTACGTGCCCAGCTACGAGGAGGTGATGAACACGGGCTACTCTGAGCCCAGAGACTCGGACAGGAGCAACAGGCTCAGCATCTCCCTGCCCTCCTACGAGTCCTTGGCGGGGCTGGACGACAGCAGCCAGGCCCCGGGAGCCGCGGGCATGGAGCCCAGCCCGGAGAGGCAGCCCAGCCGGCACAGCTCCCGCCTCAGCAAGCGCCTGAAGCCCCTCAAGGTCCGCAGGATCAAGTCAGAGAAGCTGCACCTGAAGGACATCAGGCTAAatctggcacagggcaacagcAGTGTCCCTGTCACAATAGAGCCCCTCACCCCTCCACCCAAGTACGAGGAGATCCAGGAGAAAATGCCAGCGAGCCAGCaaatgccttaaaaaaaaaagaggaatctGTGATGCTGCTTGgttgagggttttttaaaacCCACCGTGCCAAGAGGGGCTTGGTGTGTGGGTGCAGAAGCAGCCAGGGCTCCGTGGAAGCTGCCACGTGGAGGACGTGCTGTGGCACAAGGATGGGACTTGTTTTCCCTGGGACTGGGTTTTACAAAaggctgtggggaaaaaaacctgatcaCCACAAGTTCTGCTGCTGTGAAGTTAATGAAGGCTGGATGTGCCAAAGGTGTCACTTGTGGTGTTTGATATGAGACCACCCAGTGCATCCTCTCACCTCCTCTCCCCCTCGCTTCCAGAAAGACTTTTCCAAGCCACCAGACTGATATTGCAGAAGGATTTTCCAAGTGGAAAagtgaaatgtttctttttttgagcgtcttttctttctgaggagggggaagcgcGTTGCCAGAGCAGCACCACGGCTTTCCCTGGCTCCcaactgggctgggctggtggcccagagccagccctgactCCTGCCAAGGTCTGGTGGGAAGCAGCTGAAAGGGGCCTCCCACTCCTCAGGGAGAGGATGGATTTCTTGCCTTGGTTGCTTTCCCTGTTGTGTCTTGTGCTCCATTCGAGGCAAgtggggggctccggggggttGGGAGCTGCGTGCGCCCGTGCCGGGGGTGAAGCCACTGCTGAGCGTGCAGGCAGACTGGTCTGAATAAATGTTTTGTACGCTGTGTGTGTGCGTTGTGTGTGTGTTGTGCACTCGGGCCCTTCCCCAGGTTTGtgatccctcagctgctgtaAGGTGGGTGCTGCTCCGTGGGCACCCCAGGCCTGTGCTGCCTCCCGGGCTTCCAGCAAAGCCATCAGCTACAAAGCCATCAGCACATCCAGCCACGGGCTCCCTCGGGCAgactgagatgggatgtggagGTGGCTTTGCTGGTGTGAGGCTGATGTCCATGTGATCCTGGAATCCTGTAGGTTGGAACAGGtctccaagatcatcgagtccaacacctggcactgccaggtccaGCGCTGAGCCATGTCCATGTTAGGGACCGTTCAGCAGAGGCTGGATTGGTGCTGTAGTTGATGTAAGGTATGAGGAGAGTCCAAGTGaccaaaacaaagacaaagaagagATGCTGGCCCAAAACCACACAACAGTTTCTCTTGTTAATTATTATTTCCTATTACATCTCCTAATTTCTCTTGTTATGTCACAGGAGTTTTACTTCGCTGTGCCCCAAGGCATCATCTCAGATGGGCAAAATAACCTCATTAACTAAAGGACTCTCTTACTGAAGAGAAGGAATCAAAGAGTATAAGAATATACCCCAGACTGAGGGACTTGGGGTGGGGAGTCCTTTTGTGGGTCTTGTTGAGGGGTTGGAAAGGTGGTGCAGCTCCTTGGAGCTTGTGTCCCAGGGACAGGTGCCCCTAAGAGCCCACTGGGGATCAAGTCCTCTCTCCTTGGTGAAGAAATGCAGCTGTAGCAGTGGTCCTAGAAAATCTGGATGACTAAAGTGAAGTTTCTTGTCTGAGCAGTTCTAAGGTAAAGTTTTATTGAGCTTTgtgaaaaaacaaatgaaatagaCTGGCAAAAGCAGCATCTTCTCCTACATCTCCTCCTGTCTCATGaaggaaaagagctgaaaagctGTGGTGAAGTGCAGTGACCTCAGTGACACGAGCTGTGACTAATGCAGGAATCATGCCAAAAATGTCCAAATGGCTAATGAGCATCTCTGGCTACTTGCATGTTTGTTCTTTGGTGGTATTTGGGAGGCAGAGGGAGATGTGGGGTGCTGAGAAGTGTGGATGCTCCCAGAGCCATGACCATCATTGTCCTAGGATGGCTTTTCCCTGTCGCACTGTGAGGGGGTGGGTATTCCTGAAGGCAAGGGCGATGGAGAAGAAAGTGGGGAGAGCACAGCTGTCTCTTCCATGCATGTCCTGTAGCAGGTTCATCTCACCCCAACCTCAGGCTGCTTGTTCAAGGGGAAAACATTGGCAGGCGAGAAATCAGGATGTGTTTAAGGTTTGCATGTCTCAGCATCTGCAGAAGGTAACTCTCATTCCAGGACAACCCATgagttcagtctggagaagagaaggctctggggagaccttagggcaccttccagtacctaaaggggctccaagagagctggagagggattttgcACAAGGGCAGGGAGTGACAGGTCTAAAGTGAATGGCTTCAAATTGGCAGAGATTTGCACAGAAGCTCTACTTTGCCAAATCTGCTGCTCGTGCCTCGAAATGAAGCATGATGAAATCTTGCAGGACTTGTGAGGCCCAACTGGGGTTTGGTGGTGGCAAGTGtggctttttcccttttttttctgctgtaaaaGGGTATGTGGCAGCCTAGGACCAAGGAATATTGATGGAGAAGCACCAGTGGCTGACAGCATCCACCTGACAGCGGTGCTTATCCCCTTGCCTGAGGTTGCCATAcccatttgtgtgtgtgtgcgtgatattaaataaaaaataagcaaaatgaGGACTAAAGGTTCTTTGGCagccctggcaggtggcagggCCCCTGTGAGGTTTGTGATACGCATTCCCACGTGTGTCCCCAGCAGGCACGGGATCGCTGCGGCCATGCTGGCGCGGAGCTGTGTTGTGCTGCCGGGCCAGTtgcttgggaaaaggggaagaaacaAACCCTAAACTAAAACCAGGAAAACTCacccaggcaggcagcagcaggctcCAGCATGGCCAAGGTTTCCAAGGCTACTGCAGCCACACTGCCAGCTGGGACAGAGCCgcttttggggtcattttgtaCAATTCTAGTGTGTGAGTTGGTTGAGCCGCTCGTGGCTCAGGTTGTGTTGGGTGGGAGGTTGCTGAATGATAAGTTGGGATTTTGGTGCAAGCCTTGCAGGTGAGGGGGCCGGGCAAGGCGAGCCTTTCCAAAGAGTTCGGGGTGTTTCCAGCTGAAATCCTACACCGCGACCATCGGGAGCCACAGAGGGGCCGACATCGTCCTGCAGGTAGGGCCGAGGCTGCTGAGCATCCTGAAACGAGCCGTGGTTTGGgcggaggggagggaggaggatgtgctgcagtCCTCCGTGCAAAGTGCGGAGGTACCAGTTTATGCTGGGATTGACGACCAGAAAAGGGGTTGGCAAAGCAGGGACAGACCTGGAGCCACCTCCAGCAGCgttccctgcctgtcccttgcCTGCTCCCAGTCCGCAGGTGTGGCAGATCGTCATGCAGCCCTGGAATTCTCCGCCTCAGACAACAGCTTCGTCCTTCAGGACTTCAACTCCCCCCACGGCACCTTTGTCAACAGCTGCCAGGTCCAAAACGCGGCCGTCAGGGTGAGGCCGGGGGACATCCTGAGCTTCGGCACCGCGGGAGCGTCCTTCGAGCTGGTGCTGGATGGGGCAGCCCAGGTAGGGTGGGGCTGCCCGGGGAAGGGTGGGTGGGGATGTCCAGGGAAGGTGCCCGGGCAAGGGTGGGTGCGttctgctgcccagggaaaggtgcccagggaaggtgggtgggtgggtgggtactgctgcccagggaagtctCCAGAAGCAGGAACTCGCTCCCAGCTCCTCCGGGCAATCCTCGGGAAAGGCGAGCGGGTCAAACGAAAAGCTGGAGCTCCCTCTGCTGAAGGAACTCGGGCAGTTCGgtaaggagaaggaaaagcttAGGGTAGGGTTGCATTAGCAAAGTAGATCTGGAAAATGTCCTTTTCCTCTATTTGCAGTTTATGTTTCCTCCCAAGCCACTTACTAAGAGGGAAGTTGGAGTTTAGATCAAACCTAGAGCAACTGAAAAGTtccaatattatttttattattttggctcGTGAGGAATCCAAGGTGCTGCCTAGGTAAAGCTAGATCCTGCTGGAGCGGTGAGCAGCTGAATTCCCAAAGGCAGGATGCACACAGAATCGGCTCTGCACAGCGATGCAGAGCCGGTCCATGCGGTGCCTTTTCCTCGCTCTGTGATCCTCCTTTGGAGGAGCAGCTTTGAAGCCTGACCCTGCTGCCTGCGGGGAGGGAAGCACCTCGGCTGTGAAGTGTCTAACAAGGGGAGGGATGGCTCCTCTCGAGTCTCAGAGGAACGTGTTGTACAGAGGAGCAGCACCCGGCTGGGAACCGCATCCTGCCGTGCCCAGACAGGGCCAGTGTGAGGTTTTTGTGCAATCCCGCAGTGAGCCAGCGCCGTGGGCAGCAGCACGAGcaaaggcagcagggctgggacgtGCCCCGGGAGAGGGGACGG
It contains:
- the TMEM51 gene encoding transmembrane protein 51 isoform X3, giving the protein MAQSRANGSHYALTAIGLGMLVLGIIMAVWNLVPGFGPPDKPSSHAGNSSKPDRGSGGILKSKTFSVAYVLVGAGLLLLLLSICLNIRDKKRQSEDLAIAHVQRQVSAEPSQQEDSQEEDEDVSSQYYVPSYEEVMNTGYSEPRDSDRSNRLSISLPSYESLAGLDDSSQAPGAAGMEPSPERQPSRHSSRLSKRLKPLKVRRIKSEKLHLKDIRLNLAQGNSSVPVTIEPLTPPPKYEEIQEKMPASQQMP
- the LOC138121574 gene encoding forkhead-associated domain-containing protein 1-like; translated protein: MEKKLKSYTATIGSHRGADIVLQVGPRLLSILKRAVVWAEGREEDVLQSSVQSAESAGVADRHAALEFSASDNSFVLQDFNSPHGTFVNSCQVQNAAVRVRPGDILSFGTAGASFELVLDGAAQSQPASQGMVQALWGDPLPWGLTRWISSCRRRVRSCCSWGRKNVSGLETESKGRDVVIRDLQEEIAAMAKKLAQAAVRNEVELTQELLTFNQELGAQTEEIKALREQINNLQKGLSQAFSQSSRE